Sequence from the Hylaeus volcanicus isolate JK05 chromosome 1, UHH_iyHylVolc1.0_haploid, whole genome shotgun sequence genome:
ataaaaaaaaaagttcattaAAATGTCACAAACAGTAACCAAACATTCGATCGTTTAGAAGTGCCGAAGTAATTAGAGAACATGGAAATAAAGTAATCGCAGTCGCAAAATGCTCCGAAGGAAATATACGTCCAACAATTTACACTTGTCTGGAAACTGGAATCACAAGTTGCGCGAATAATAAGCAGAGAGAGAAAACTTGGTAGAGAACACGCGTACGTCCAACTGACGAAGACACGTTCGTCACAAAAAGTTCGTACACAGTTAGAAAACGGAAGAAACGAGGCGAAGAGTCGATAACGTTAACGGAAAGTCGCGCGTGAATATTACCAGAGGTTCCATGAAGCAGAACGGACGTCTATTTTAGACGATCCTCGTGTACGCGGACGTATAACAGTACTTCAGGTAGACGATCAGGTGTGCGGAACGGTTCGGCAAGATGGCCCTCCCCACCTGTCACGAATTCGACGCCGCGGCCAGTTGATTCGCGCTGAAATTTGAGCAACAACGTGACGCGGACTGCGCGCCACGGAAACTACAGGAAATTAACAACCATAGAGATACTCGGCTCGTTGATCGATATTTTCCCATTCGACTGAggcaatatttaatttcgacatAGTCGAAACGACCACGCGTCGACATCTCCGGTAGGATATGGCCTTTGCGAGCTGTTCGAAAACTACAATTCGACttggaatatttctattttcaaaaatgttatttcaatgTTACCGcgagaatattaaagtttcgGTAACGAGAAGATCCTTCAAGGAATCTGCAACCGCTACAACAGGAACTCAATAATCCAAAAACTGCAATATGAACtacgtaaaagaaacgaacaacCATGTATCACttatcacaaaaaaaaaaaacaagaaattcaTGTTCGGAAGAAACTGAGAGACCACTAAATATAGACCTCGGTAATGTTGGAATACCGAAGGAAGATGCACAGATTGATATAGCAAAAAGAATCTTAGAAAAATGGAACCAAgagtggaaaataaattgtcaagaAATCCTGCTATTTCTCTGCTGAGAAGAGAACAAATTCTAATAACCAGATTAAGAATAGGTCGCGCAAGACTAACACATAGTTTTTGCAATTGGATaatcatttaatatacatactaGTATTATCTTGAAAGAATGTTAAGTGGTTCCGTatttttacaagtaaatattatgtgtTCTATTGTTAGAATTTCGTTGCGTGTACGGcaattgtattttcattcatatcgGTATTTCTATCGTATGCATCATGTGTTTTGTTTCTGATGAGCGCCACGAATCCTTGTGGCCAAAGCGATGATGTAATAAACAATCAATGACCGTACTACGTACGAATTCTAAAAAGTTATACTCTACACGCATATTATCTCGTACACCCACTAAATAAgctaaaatattatactatactttattgtatatgtttatttattgcttttaaaccgaatatggtttatatagcatatacgttacataaacatattaaCATATCGCTTAACATCTTAACGCGCCTTTTTTACATAGATTAACGTAAGACTAGTTCGTATAGCATCTGTGTGCTtgcataattttaatgaaatgacataaaataaaatgctctAGTCGTTATactttattgtaaataaaactttaaatattcaattcaatGAACGTCACTATACGGTACAGTATAATAACGTACATACGTTGATTTACGTGTGATACGTTGATTAGAATAAAACTTTGTCTCTGTTAAATATCCAGATACAAACTTTATGAATCTAAACACTTTTCGAATAGACATTTGAATATTACGAATGAACCTCGAATATCGTTAATCGAAATTCGAGTACTATAATAttctaaacgaaaataaagtttgaGAAAAGGACAATGAACACGATGCGAATGATTCATAATCCTCATGACGTTATCAAAAAATCAACGAATATTTAGATGGAAATGTATCACAAGCGGatacatattttcactttGGAGTCACTCGAAGGTCACGCGAGATTAAGAATAGCACTTCACGTTATCACTGTAGTTGGACAGATTAATTAAACAGGATTAATCGAATCCTTTCTTTTACGTCTCGTTGACAACAACTCGTAAACTCGGTTACGTGTCGTAAACGGCGTACAgggtataaatgaaatatccCCAAGCGGGGTACGCCTGCACTCGATCGGTGCACAAACTATTCAAAACGCATAATACAAGGATCCGAATAGCTCGAACCTCGAATAACGTTCACCGAATACCTAAGCACACCTAAGGGTTTCAGGTAATCGAACAGGAAAAACGTCATGTCCCCCGAAACTCGTAGCGACCAGAGATCGTGGATCGCGAGGCGATCGAGCAAAGAGGAACACGAAGGAAAGAACGACGCACGAATGGCGAACATGCCCGGGGCCTTACTCACCTGCCACGACGTATCGTGCCCGCATTTTCGTCGACCGGTCTGTGGAGATCTGCAGTCGAGTTCTCGAGGACACCCGCGCAACACGGCGTCTCTTCTTGCACGGTTCACTCGCGTGACATCCTCTCGGTCACCGCATTTGTCCccgtttcttttccctttttcttattaaatggGTAACAGGACTCGACAGGGAAAAGAaaacacacacgcacacgctTTTGCTTTCCACGCACTGTAGAGCGGCTTTGCGTTTGCTATGCTCCGTTCACCGCGACAAATCCACCCGCGCTATTACAACCGTCGATAAACACACACCGAACGAGACTGGCGGCGCGGCTCTTCTGGAGAACGTCGCCCCGCTATTGTGGTGTCTCCCTCCACCGACGCGAAGGCACCTTCCCCGCGACGCTTGCCCGCGCTACGGCCCTGTCTTCGTTATACaaggtgtctcaaaaatgttgtaacacattgaaaggagtggttcgggaggtgatttgaaacaactttttccttagcgaaaatgttgttcgaggcttcgttgaggagatattaagagaaaagcttgaccaatcagagcgcgcgtataccgttggagcgcccgcggtagcgaaggctatgtgctaagcggccacacttgtacgcgaacaagtgattcgacgtgcatcgaaagaCATTGAcgcagccgcctagcgcgtagccttcgctaccacggccgcacCAACcgcatacgcgcgctctgattggtcgacgttttccgttagtatctccttaacgaagcctccgacaacattttcgctaaggaaaaagttgtttcaaatcacctcctgcatcacctctttcaaggtgttacaacatttttgggacaccctgtatatacagggtggaggtgatttgaaacaactttttccttagcgaaaatgttgtccgaggcttcgttaaggagatattaacaaaaagattcgaccaatcagaacgcgagtatgccggtggagcgttggctacgcgctaggcggctgcgctcatacgctaccgcggccgcttcaacggtatacgcgcgctctgattggtcggggttttttgttaatatctgcttaacgaagtctcggacaacattttcgctaaggaaaaagttgtttcaaatcacttcccgaaccactcctttcaatatgttacaacatttttgcgacaccctgtatacgagCACCGACTAGATCGCTCCTCTGTGCCCCCCCGATCGTTCCCTCGATCGCGGCGCCAGGTGCGAATCAACGGACGCCAGGTTAAACATCGGTAGAATTTTTAAGATcgaaaatctatttattttcgaacagccgaaattcatgtcccattatatggtgaaaaaatgctgtgaggcgatgaaatggttgggaagtaacagaataaatatgatCCGTTACACAGCTTTAAAACTGGAGGGGGAATGCGATGAACATAGAGAAGGACAGGGAATAAAGAAGACATCATGGTATGTCTGTGAGTTTTATCGTTGTATTAGCATTGTTTCACCGAGATATCTGATCTCGGATCATGTTACACTACTCGACGATCGAACTTCTGGATTCCTCAAGGGGTACACCCCCCAGTatggggatggtttctgtgcatttatcgtagagaaatttgtgcatttgaggagactttactgtagtAATCAAAAAATGTTCTGTTACAATTGACTTTTAGTGCGTCACAAAACAATGAAAGAGAACGAAGCCAATAAGGAgaataaatgacaaaaaattgtagtaaaCTTGTAGTGTTGATATTAATGCAATAAATAACCTCACAAGGTATTAACAGCTGTcgcttgattttcaatctctccaactcttgcgtgtgcgCGAGGTCtgtaaatttgttcaaattataCTTCTTTTGCCGCGTTGAGAGCGTTCGCGATGCGCCTGTACTGTATTATAATTTGgacgtcgaagaaaattaaatgtgttCTACAAGACTATTTGTATCATATTTCAGTTAACAAACCACTTGTAACTCACATGCccattcattaatttttgacatttttaactCAGTTTTATATGGCAAtgactattttaatatttgttaatctgtataaaaataaatattatttcattttaattgtgTTCTTCAACTAAACCCTTTATTAATTGCATTTAATGTCCATCATCTTCCATCCAATCAGTCATTTTATCATGTTTCCTCTTTAAATAATCTATTTGCATAAAcaataagattttattttagtcaCATAAAAGAAGTATAATTTCCAACGCGCGTACATAAGTacacgttcaattttttttttattatagacgGAACTCAACCATAATAGAGAATTGTGGTTTACGGCattatttttctgataaattatatttaaaaaaactatacttagtattctgtaaataaaatttcctttacGCAAAATCCAcaatatttgcaataaattcaACCtcaaaatcgatttcaaatataaaaaacagtTTAAGAAAATACATCGATAGACGAGAACGAAACTGAAAAATACAGTATcgttataaacaaaatgtcTTATTTATCATATAATGCTAGTGACATTACGATAagcgttaattatttaaatgattaGTATACGCGATGGAagaacaagaataaaaaaaaaacctctgCCGTGACAATGTCATTTCATTGACAAGACATTGCCGTGACCAGGATTCGAACCTGGGTTACTACGGCCACAACGTAGGGTCCTAACCACTAGACGATCACGGCTACCAGAGGAATTATGAAAACTCTTTTTCtaaatgtttttcaatgaCATATGAGATTACAAGATTTTTCTATGGTTTTTTTTACACATGTGTATATCATagcattaattattcaatatacCTAATTATTGTACTAGTGTATACGAGGCATTTAATACCAACACATTGTACTAAGTACATGACGATAAGTGATAAACGATTTTATCGATCATACTGCCCTCTATTGCTGTTAGTAGTTGTATCTTACCGACTGactttaaaatactttattcatTCTACATAATTATACTCTGCTTCTTACAAGATTTAGAAAACCACCATAACAAGTGTTCAATTGAATGAAATGCGTGCTTCTTATTAAATTCCACAATCTTTTGAATTCGGCTGTATTAATGATTCATGgtacttttcttttgaataatcATTAACGGATTCAAGTGTCATAGAATTTActaagtttttaattgttatttacattttgcgACACCATTGAATACAGTAATCTGCGTAAACGACAGACAATAAACACGACACTTCATAAAGATACGCTGCGTGTATATAGTCACAAATCCAATAgatagtaattaattacgatttaattaataacaagttattcaaatattcattttcatcttctacccttttaatttctttacatttccGGTTCCGGTCTCCCAGTTTCTCTTTGACAAGCTACTTTATTTATAGAGTTTGGCAGGTCAAACTATTCTGTGCGTAGAAAACAAAGATCGGTGTGTTGCGATAGAAACGTGAAGTGTAACAGTTATATTGGATTAAAGTGCAATTGAAAGGGAAATTATTTCGGTATaatttgaaagtgaaatttttcGCTTTTATTATCTGGCATTCGCGTCATGGTTGCTATGAAAATGTCAGCTCAGTGGTGATTCATTCGTTCATTAGCTGATTTTTCATCTGTTTTTTACTAACGCGTTCTGCTCAACGAGCAGGTGAGTGCATATTCATATTCGTGATATGCTTGTGATAAACTTACATTATTAACAAATgacgatatttaataatgtttatttatacgttgTATTTGTGTACATATCGAAGTAATTAATGAAGGTTAAGTAGGTTAGGaagatgaataaatattcttatcgCCGGGTTGTTACGGATTTGTAACGTTCGGTAAACGTTtaggaattttgaaattatgttaatCTTTGTAGTATAATCATTGATGGAGATGTTATTTTTTACTCAAGTTTTGAAcggattaaaattttaacagtGATACGATAAAAACGCTTTTATTGTAATGCTATATcactaaatattccatttaCTCAACCAGTGTATCCCAAGATGTGACAGCTGTGTTGTTCATgtggaaatttcttttaatttcatataattcgTGTGAAACAGCTCTGttcaagtttttattatttacttcttcAACAAATTTGCAATTGCatagtttcaaatatttttagtaattgtGCTCTGTGTGCATCAaagatattttctatttaggATGATGGAGGAACCTTTGAGTCAAGCTGCTTCGCCGTCTGGTGACAGTAATTTTTCCGGAAGTGTGGAAATAAATTCAGCCACTATAATGAATTTAGATGAAAGAATATTGGATTTAAATGCACGCCATGCTTTAAATGCTTTACGAACACCGACAACTAAAAAAGCAAAGCGAGTGAGATTTTTTAGAAATGGAGATAAATTTTATACCGGTATTGTGATGGCTGTGACTCCTGAGAGATATCGCAGTTTTGACAGTTTAACTTCAGATTTAACAAGAGCTTTAATATCTAGCGTTACTTTACCTAATGGTGTTAGAGCAATATATACTATGGATGGAAGAAAGATTCAAACTATCAATGATTTAGAAGATGGTAAATGTTATGTGGTTTCTGGACAAGgtgaaagttttaaaaaagtggAATATTCGTCTACAAAAGTAAGAAGAGGCAGTTCTTTATCTGGTTTACCACAATCCCCAGCGGGTACTAGTAGACAAATAAGTGCAATACCATTATGCGTAAAAGCaagaataattactttaattcgTCATGGTACAAAACCACGTAAAGTTGTACGTCTTTTACTGAATAAGAGAAATGCTCCTAGTTTAGAACATGCTATGGAAGCAATTACAGAAGCAGTTAAATTAGATTCCGGAGCAGTAAGAAAAGTTTATACTCTCTCAGGTCAGCAAATTATTGCTTTGGAACAGTTTTTTGAAAGTGATGATATATTCCTGGCTTATGGTTCTGAAAAATCAAATCAAGAAGATTTTGAATTAGATTTTGAAGAATCTAAAATTGTTCAAAGCTTCCGAAGATGTCCATGGACATCGAAACGACAAAGTGGTCCTTTACCTAGAATGCCATGTAAATCTGGAAAAAAGGTGCTTAGTACACCGCAAGTGCGCACGCCAAGTCCATCCTCATTAGTATTGCCACAACCACTACGTTTGCACTATGCAGTTGGTCATGAAATTGGAGATGGTAGTTTTGCAGTTGTTAGGCATTGCATTCATAAGTGAGTACTTAAAAGAACTAAGTGTTAATAATTAAGATTGTTGGAAATTGTATAAAGAAGTACTTTTTAGATCTACAGGTGCAGAATatgcaatgaaaattgtggataaatacaaatgtCAAGGTAAAGAGACAATGTTAGCAAGTGAAGTGGCAATTTTACGCCAAGTTTGTCATCCAAATATTATTAGCTTGATCGCTGAACAAGATACTCCTGACCAATTGTTTTTAGTCATGGAGCTTGTAAAGGTATATctgttaaacaatattttttatttactcattaaaagttaaaattaaacaataaaatattttcgttacttTAGGGTGGAGATTTATTCGATGCAATTGCTGctgcaacaaatttttcagAGGCAGAAGCTAGTGTAATGATTAGACACTTAGCATCTGCACTAGCTTATTTGCATTGCCATCATATAGTACATCGTGATGTTAAACCAGAGAATCTTTTAGTGGAGATGGATGGAAGCCATGTGAGATGTTTAAAACTGGGTGATTTTGGACTTGCCCAAGTCGTAAGAGAACCCTTGTACACAGTTTGTGGTACACCAACATATGTAGCACCAGAAATTCTTGCAGAAACTGGATATGGGTTAAAGgtatattgatatttaaaaaagacaagaaaatctttttattcattaCTAGTAGAGCTTATGGATATAATAAGAAACCAAATTTTCCAGTCCTAAACAAGTActtattctaatatttctatttaacgaTTCGGGATTACCTTCAGAGTTTCAGAATTTAAATCTACAAAAAACTTATCTTGTTTAAGATtaggaaatttgttttttgattTAGTAATACAAGCTGGTaagaataaaaggaaaaatgaatcTAATTCTTTTTAGATCGATGTATGGGCGACTggtgtaatattatatattctactTTGTGGTTTTCCACCATTTGTTTCACCTGAAAACGAGCaagaagaattatttgaacgtattttaAGCGGTCAGTATATATTCACATCTCCGCATTGGGATAACATATCAGATTCTGCCAAGCAGCTGATTTCAAATATGCTGCAAACACACCCTGATTTAAGGTTCAGTGCAGAAGATGTACTTGACCATCCATGGCTAGCGGTAACTGTCATTATATATTagtttaataatagaaaaccTACTTCTATTTCCCAGCATGGCTTTCCTTCCCATTAAAAATAACACACAATTATCCTTGTAGTAGATATggtgaatttgtttctttaatttttattatcggtATTCGATCTTGgttatgtatatttacttattcatTTGCTTATTAGTTTCTTACAgttcttttaatttcgacTTAGTTTCAATTGTCTGctatatagaataatatgCTTATCTATCAAAGCTTTATTCTCAGGATGGGCAAAATGTATTTCACAAAGTATTCAATAACGAATATCTTACAAATCtgtatttcgtttgtaattgaatatttaaaagtaccTATGTGCTTGTCATaatactgtatttttattcaatgttaTAAGTTACAGTATATACAGGTATCTTGTGATTGCCTAGTTAATGCTAAGTACTAACATGAGCTATTACTTAGCTGTTAGCTTACAATACCTATGTACATTCAGAATACTTTACTTATATGTTCGGTTAATCGAGACTTGATCTACAAATTGAATACGTATATTCAGTATTTtagatatatttcaattacaaaattatttgaatatgcCCATTCCTGCTTTATCCTTGGCTAATTGAACACAGTGCTAGGAAGGCTTCAGTAGTGGTTTGCTGTATCTGTAGcagtgcttttttttttcttttgtcccGCCTCTGTATATCAACAGAGCTTTCTAGGAGGCGAGCAGACCACAGCATCAACATTTACCGACCCGTCGGAGCAACACTGGGATCAGCAGTGTAAGCCGATAAGATTAGCAACTTTCGAGTTCGACTACAAAAATCAAACGCGATGTGACAGTTCACCAGATGAAATTGATGGTACATCTAACAACAGGACGAATATCAGAGGCAAATGGTGGAGCGAAGTTTTGTCATCGGCAGAATcagaaaatgttgatttacTTCGTAATATAAATCAAGATCAAGGAAATTTAGATCACGATGAAACTGTTCTTAATAATGGAAATCCTAGCGACGATGAACCGGTGTCTCTTAGTGCAGATTGTTTACAAGATATTCATAATCTTAGTCAGTCTATGCACAatcttataaacaatttaaacgaaaagcAAGTAAACGAGTATCGTTCAAATTCGTCGAGTTGTGAGACTTCGTCTCTGAATAGTACTTCTAATAATCCAATAATGTTAAGTAGTTATCAAAATGCTGCTTCCATTGAAATTGATACAAATTGTGATAGGAATCCAGttgaagaaaatatgtttgctttcaataaaagaaattcttctaGCGAGATTGATTCTATTATGCCTGATACGCCAGACAGGTCGACCAACAGTAATGCGTATGCTTGCGAAACACCTAAAACTACTAATTCACAACGTGTGAATCAACAAAGATATAGGCggttacatatttatgaaaatttaatattttccgaCAAGATTGCTTCGAAACTAGGCAGTGACGATATGAAGAATTGTAATATGCTTTTGTCGTCGACAGATAGTTTAACCGGTAGTTCCAGTAATGACATTCAAACATCCGATAGTTTTGTAAACATTCAATTTGCACAATTAACACAGACTCAAAGGTCGAGTTCAACTCAAAGTATGGAGTCAACTGAGagctttgaaaatattcgttttccCTATAGTCAAGAATTAAAGACTGATAATTTTAAGCAGCAATATCTCGTAAACAATTCTCCGTTAACAAATCAGGAAAAATCGGCAACGAAAATATTGCAAACACCAACAACATTAAAAGTGAACGCTTCAAAACCTTCGAAACCAAATAATTTCCTGaacaacaagaaaaatttactAAAAACACCGGATGAATCTAAGTTTACGAAGAACGAGGTGGTAAAATTTAGACGCGAAAAGTGTACATCAAAGCACGATGCAGATTCAAGGATATCAATGAAAAGTAAAAGGTTCAGTTATTTTTCACCATCTTCAGCGAAGAAGGTTCCTGATTCTGTATTAGTTAGCGACAAACTGATTTCTGTTAATACTAGAAAGTGTAGTTCCACTGATGAATTACGCGAGGAGAAACAAAAGCAAAGCGTTAAATCGAAAAGATTcagtttatattatacaccACAACCCTTGCGGAAGTATTACGAGGGCGATACGAAGGCTGGGAAAAATACGTGCAAAAGTATATCAACGAATCGTAGCGATCGTCATGCTAATGGAAAAACAACAGAGGTAAACAGAAAGAAAGACGACGTTCCGGAACACGATGAGAAAGAAATCGTGAAAAGTCGGAGGTCGGTTATAGAATGTGCACCACATGCTACGAAAAGTAAATCTAGCAAGAGTGCTCATGTCAGGTCCAGTATTTTAAATCCAACTGTAACGACCAGTAGAACAAAATGATCATAATtagttatatttatacattgaGAGGTAACTACCAACGCGGGGCAAATCCGTCGAAAGTGTCCAAAGTTgtactaattattttattgtaagcGCAAAGTCGATTTCACCAAGGAAGTCATTTGTTTTTAGACTTTGAATACATTGATGTAAATTGATCGTTCAGATTAGAATGTGGGCTTCGCACATAAACAAGACATGCCAAATGCATTTAAGTAGTTTATCctatatttgatataaattattgtacgtAGTACGAGCTGACTAAGATAAACAGAAAATTGCGCTTCGTTTATTGACAAGGCGCAAAGCGAATAGTGGATACATCATTGTAGTCAAGAAGCTGTATTAACGATGCACAAATCCTTGTAACAAGTGACAGAGGGTGACGGTGCGAACGATTACGTGTAATATTTGCGTAGCTTGTTACATATACTTGCTCAAAAGTGATTCGACTAATATTAGagtcaatatttttgtaaaacattGTATGTGGGTGTTATAAGAGCAATACAAGCAGAATGGTGATAATTAGATCAAGAAACCTTAGAAAATAGTACGTTGAATATCGAGGCAAGGCAAGAATTGATTCAATTCTTTCAACGTAATAAATAACGCTTCTCGTACGAGAttatatttgtagaaattacataccgtacataaatatttaacggaCGCCTTTCTCCCTTTGTCGCTTGAATTTACTTCTGTGGTTACCCTATTACCGCTacaatttccataatttttaatgcaattattactatttactatttactataacgatgtacatatataacgTGTAAGTGATTCATACAAAACTGTTTAAGTATTATCATTGCTATCcgtttttgtaatttgtaattcgcGCGCGAGATTGTAATTTAATCGCGAAATTTCGTACTGGTATGGATTCGTTCTTAAAGGAGACAATGCATGTGCATTTTTATGGTAAACGTAATTACTTCGCAGGTGCGTATTATCGTAGTTTACGGCATTATTATagtatatagaaatttaaaagtgatttacGCCAAATATTGAGATCCATtgattatttatgttattatgtgtatatgtatttactacatgaaaaaattcgGAATCGTATTTGTTGctagattatttattttctttttcgttcaactaaatttaatgtaatcaTGTTAATACATATGCGTATACTTTCGAGTTGGCTGGTAATTGTCTGTATTCACTTGATTTCTTTCAAACAATCTATTAAAAGACAAGTATGATAATAGATGTTGTGATGTCTTCATTTATAATTGCCCTGaagaagtatttaattttaaaggggAAGTCCAGTGTAACAGCTTTAAAAATACgtgattttcatgaattttatttggaaaattattaataattcccaAACAATCAAGACCCactagaggacggcaaccgacctctCAGCTCAGTCACATAGTTGATC
This genomic interval carries:
- the LOC128876806 gene encoding probable serine/threonine-protein kinase MARK-B; this translates as MMEEPLSQAASPSGDSNFSGSVEINSATIMNLDERILDLNARHALNALRTPTTKKAKRVRFFRNGDKFYTGIVMAVTPERYRSFDSLTSDLTRALISSVTLPNGVRAIYTMDGRKIQTINDLEDGKCYVVSGQGESFKKVEYSSTKVRRGSSLSGLPQSPAGTSRQISAIPLCVKARIITLIRHGTKPRKVVRLLLNKRNAPSLEHAMEAITEAVKLDSGAVRKVYTLSGQQIIALEQFFESDDIFLAYGSEKSNQEDFELDFEESKIVQSFRRCPWTSKRQSGPLPRMPCKSGKKVLSTPQVRTPSPSSLVLPQPLRLHYAVGHEIGDGSFAVVRHCIHKSTGAEYAMKIVDKYKCQGKETMLASEVAILRQVCHPNIISLIAEQDTPDQLFLVMELVKGGDLFDAIAAATNFSEAEASVMIRHLASALAYLHCHHIVHRDVKPENLLVEMDGSHVRCLKLGDFGLAQVVREPLYTVCGTPTYVAPEILAETGYGLKIDVWATGVILYILLCGFPPFVSPENEQEELFERILSGQYIFTSPHWDNISDSAKQLISNMLQTHPDLRFSAEDVLDHPWLASFLGGEQTTASTFTDPSEQHWDQQCKPIRLATFEFDYKNQTRCDSSPDEIDGTSNNRTNIRGKWWSEVLSSAESENVDLLRNINQDQGNLDHDETVLNNGNPSDDEPVSLSADCLQDIHNLSQSMHNLINNLNEKQVNEYRSNSSSCETSSLNSTSNNPIMLSSYQNAASIEIDTNCDRNPVEENMFAFNKRNSSSEIDSIMPDTPDRSTNSNAYACETPKTTNSQRVNQQRYRRLHIYENLIFSDKIASKLGSDDMKNCNMLLSSTDSLTGSSSNDIQTSDSFVNIQFAQLTQTQRSSSTQSMESTESFENIRFPYSQELKTDNFKQQYLVNNSPLTNQEKSATKILQTPTTLKVNASKPSKPNNFLNNKKNLLKTPDESKFTKNEVVKFRREKCTSKHDADSRISMKSKRFSYFSPSSAKKVPDSVLVSDKLISVNTRKCSSTDELREEKQKQSVKSKRFSLYYTPQPLRKYYEGDTKAGKNTCKSISTNRSDRHANGKTTEVNRKKDDVPEHDEKEIVKSRRSVIECAPHATKSKSSKSAHVRSSILNPTVTTSRTK